The Paenibacillus sp. BIC5C1 DNA segment CATGCACGCAAAGGAGTGTATACAGGACAATGACAGCAACGAAGCCAATGAATGGGGAAGACCGTGTGTTGCGGAAGGAAGGCAATCTTGTCAGTGACATGGGTGGGGAAAAAGTCATGATGAGCATCCACAACGGTAAGTATTATAATCTGGGCAGCACGGGTGGACGAATCTGGGATCTGATCAGTCAAGAACGAACATTGACCGAATTGGTTGAAGTGTTAGCTTCAGAATATGAGATAGGCCCAGACATATGCCGTGAGCAGGTTGTGCAATTTCTAGAGCATTTGACGCATGAAGGATTAATTGACGTTACCCGCGGAGAGTAGACCATGTTGCG contains these protein-coding regions:
- a CDS encoding lasso peptide biosynthesis PqqD family chaperone, encoding MTATKPMNGEDRVLRKEGNLVSDMGGEKVMMSIHNGKYYNLGSTGGRIWDLISQERTLTELVEVLASEYEIGPDICREQVVQFLEHLTHEGLIDVTRGE